caagaaaaaaacagtacCAAGCACAGGGGAGAAAATCAGCTGATAATCTATATCTATTAATAGATATAGATTATCAGTCAACAACCACACTGAGGCGACACAGTCTTAGCTTAAAATAACTCAAAAGTAACACGGACCTCTTTCAAAACTTTGAAGTCTTGAAAGGCCTGAAAGATCATTAAGGAATCTAATTTTGCCTTTTCTGTATGTGACACAACTCGAAAGGAAACTCTGAGCCCCAACTTTCATTAGTCTGTGAAAAAGGGCGTTGAGTGCATGAGATGGAGAGTGGAAAGTAGCGAGAGCAGCTGAAAATGTGCAGAGAAACATGACTCGGGCTTGCATTGTTGAGCGCGGGATTAACATCCCTGCTCAGTTCAACATGTCACAGCATCCCGGGACATAATTATAGAAGATTAACTCTGGCTCCATATTTGCAGAGGAGAGGGCTGAACTGAGGTTTTCCATTTTAGCTGGGAATGTGCTAGTGGCTGTCACATTTTGTTACATCATTAGGCAGCTCAAGGAGGAGACTGAATCCCTGTGTAAGAAGCAGCAGACATTGATGCACGTAGAGTCCAACAAGCCAGCAGTTATGGTAACAGCTGTGTGGTGCGCTGCACTGACAGCTAACATCAGCATCGGTAAttattagttttgtattttctctttAGCTTTCATTTTATGTCGTTtagaggttgttgtttttttgccagAGTGAGCTTGCTTGtttaagtttagtttttattagttccagcattagttttagtctttcttattattattattattattattattattattattgtatttataCCAAGTTCCAGAGGCAAGATTTAGGAAAGTCAGTACagataatacaatataaatattttttgaaaGCAGCTTACAAAAAAGCCTCACCAGGCAGTGTGTAATAACAAACTTTGCCAAAGtgacaaatggcaaaattaAGACAATTTCctctataattttttttaatttagttagttttccaagTTCACAAAATTGTTTgacttaattgttttttttttttcatatctagTTCCAGTTTTTATCTTTAGGTTTAGTTAGCTATAATAAACTTGACCAGCATAAGCAACAAACACCCTACAGAACAGCTGAGGCTTTTTATAAATATTCAGTCAtcgaattaattaattaattaatttaaagaaataaacattttctggGAACACAAATGTGAGTATGAACAGAGGCtcacatttaaactaacatagtATTACTTCTTCCAGTGTTCCAGTACACTTTCCTAGGATAAGTGGTCATAATGGACCTGGGTGTGTTTGGGAGGTGACTGATTCACCTCTGAAGAAACTGACAAGCTCATATTATAAGTTGGCTCTGTGTTGAacacatttgatgttttttactGATTGGTTAGATGCTGCCAGCCAGCTAGATCAGAAAGCACTGCTGACACTAAGGACAACAGCAGTTGCAAACTGCAGTGCAACCAAAATTATTGTCAGTATGTGCAGTCCATTCAAAATCTGCTTTTATATCTTTGAGCAACAATAGCATACACGTTTTGTTAAATTATGTGGGAAAACTTAATGTAAGGAAAACTTTGTCATTTTAGCATTTGGGATCAGTGGCTGGTCAAAACAAGCTATAGCATAAAAAATGACTTATTTTTTGATACTTCATTTTAATACTAGGATCATCTTTTAGCCATGAATGTCCTATAACCCCTTTTACTGTCATGTAAATCCCCAATAAACTTCAGATTTATTTAAGTACCATTTGCTCTGAATAATATCTCTGGATGTACACATGAGCTCCGATTAGGCTTCAAGTGTTGCTCCTCTGCTCTAATCGTCTTCTCACAATTAGACCTGAGACATGTTGACCTACAGGACAACACTTCTACTGCAACTTAAAATTGACCTTCTTTATTCTGCATCTCGTCATGACTGAAAGAAAATGATTAACTTACCATGCAAATCCAACTTGGTGCTTTTGATAGACACCGCAGTTGGAGTTGTGGGAGTTGAATTGCTCAACTCATTAGTTGGAGTTTCCTGTTGGGATGAAAGAAATAGTCAGGTTTATTCCAAAAGAACCCGTCATAAAAAAGTGAACGAATAAAGGAGACGTACCTGATCAAAAAGATAGATTGTGACATCATCAAAAAAGGACACATTTCTTCCTCTGTCCTTCTCTCTGTCCATTGGCTCCTTGGGTGATTTCAGCAGACTGCGGAGCCCAACACGTTTGTCCACGTCCGTTTCTGTGACTACAATCACCCTCCGGGAGCTTTCGTCCTCctgctcatcctcctcctcctcatcggGGTCGCTCCCAGACGAAAGACCTCTTCGTCTTCCAATCCGGTTTCCGATGGCCCCGTCTCCAAATCCTCCTTTTCCAGTAGTGGTGAGGGGAAGACTCAGAGCAAGAGGTGGGAGGGTGAGCGAGAGGCGAGCTAGCTTTGCTATCAAAGCGAGAGCAGAAAAGAAATGTTAGAAGCAAACCTACTCACAAATTTGATTACAAAAGCAATGAAGTAAATATCTGCCAAAGTTAGCACAAATATTCTATTTGAAGTAGAGAAAATTAAATTCTGTAAAATAAGACTGACGTATCACATCTAGATTTATTTAATCTGTTAACCTATTAGTCTGAAAATGCCCACAATTTTTTTATCTGGGAGAAGGTTTGGATCTGTGGGGTTAAAAGAAGTGGAAGCCCAAAtcaaaggagaagaaaacaaataaaaaggctTAGAGAGGTGTACTTAGCTTAGACAGTCAAAAATTACTTGTATGCTAAATGTTTTTCAGCGATATCCCAGTATAATCAGGGATAATTGATAAGTACTTGTAAAACGTGGAAGACGCTGATACCTTTCATCGCTTGGTTTGCAGTAAGCTGAGGTAATGGGACCTCAGGTTGTTCGATCACAGTGAGCGGCTCAGCTTTAGGTTCATCAGACTCGATGGGGGGCTCAATGGCAGGGACAGCTTCCTGCTCCTCTTGactgaaggaaggaaggaagaacgAAAGAAAGAGGAATATTTCACcagaatattaataataaaacaacagtTCATCTTGTCACGTCCATCTAGTTGAATTAAATCTTGTCTTTGAGTTTACTTGAactgaaaacagtaaaaatacaaaacaagtaATTTGAACTCTGtgtgaatatattttattggaTCTATTTCCTCCAGAAATACAGGATGCATCAAACAGAATAATCTGAAGCCAGTGTTTTAATTCTGCAGCATCCATACCTCTCATCCTCTCTTTGTTCTTTCACAGTGACCAGATCACCGCTGCTCCCTGTGACTTCCTCCCCCCATGTCCGGAGCATGGCGGTGTCTTTAACAGTCGTCCCCCAAAGCACATTTGTCTTCACATTTTCACTGAGTGAGAACTGCAGCCTCTCCTCACACACCTGGAGCAACAAAGCAAAGCAGTAAAGAGCACGAGCAAACTCAAGGAGCACCGCTCACACGCACAGCAAACCACAAGAAATCATGCTGACCTGCATCATGAGGCCGTTCTTGGTTGTCATCTTGTTCAGAGACCGCTGGTCCTTGACATCAGAAATTTGACCCGGTGATCTCTGTCCGTCGCTCCTCTCGTCCTGAGGCGGCAGACTGTTCTGGGAATCCAGGATCGTCGGTTGTACAGATTCCAGTTTGTCAGAGTCATCAGACATCTCGTCCTCCTTTAAATCCACCCTGCTACCCTCGGGTATAGAGGAGTCGCATGTCTTGCTGACTGTATGACCGTCACCACTGCTAACTTTGTGATCAGGTGCTTTCTTTAAAGACTCCAGAAGCTCCAGGTTGCCCAAGAAAAGATCCCCCAGAGTTTCCTCTTCATCGCCAGATATGTAGCACAGTTGTTCCAGTTTTTCAAAGTCCTCCAGAGGCTCCTCATCCAAGTCCTTCCACTCAGAAATCAACAGCTGTGGGAGGTTGTTCAGGGGACCATGAGGTGCAGAAGGCATTATGGGGGATGATTTCTGGGGCAGGTTATTATGACCATCCTTGCTTTCTATGCTGGATGTCAGGTTGCTCTCATCGCTCAGTGTTATATGCACAGAGGGGAGGGTGAGATTGGCAGAGATCCCTTTACTTTGAGTTGTAGCAGGTGGCAATTCTTGCAGAGGTGTCTCTGGAACATCTGTGTTGTATGCTGCGGAAATAAGCTGCTCTGTCTCAGTACTGGTAATAAAGTCTTCTAGATTAATGTGACTAATAAAGTCCTCTCCCTCTATGACGGATGGCGGTGGACTAGGAAAAGAGTCGTCTAAACTCTCCAGTTTATCATCTTGCATATCAAGGTCTATGCTCGGTGGAGGACTCGGAAAATCTACTGAGCTGAAATTGTCAATCTCTTGTGGATATGACTgatctatctcctcctttgcaTCAAGATCACTGGTATTAGCTGGCAGGGGCACATCTCTGTAATCCTCTTCCACTTTTATAGGGTTTATTCCTTCTTCTATGTATTGCCTGGCAAAACACGGTCTCGTTTCTGCTTCCGAATTGAAGCCCAATTTAAAATTTTCCAGTTCTGAAAACGTCACATGAGGAGCTTCGGCGATGCAGATGGTTATATCTGAGCTTTTGGTTTCCAAAGTGTGGCTGAAACAGTTTTCTAAATTGGAGCCTGCCTCTCTGTCAGCGTGCACAGCCGACATCGCCTCCTCCACTCTGTTACAGAGTTGATTCTGGGGCCATGTGTTAAAATCTTGATTTTGTGCCGTCTCTGTGGAGTCTAGCCGACCCTCCCTGTCCCTGGCTGCCTCTGTGCATGATGCATTCTGCCTCTGTCCTTCCTCCAAGGTCTCTTCCTCTGGTATTTCTATATTCTCTACTTccacatgcaaaatgtcactttttatgTCTTTCTTAATGCTGTCAATTTCCCCCAGGTTCTCAATGTTTTCCTCTTGCTGTATGTCTGCTATCGTCTGTTGGCTTTCTCTGTCTTTTGTGTCCCACATTTCCTTAATGCAAAGATTGCCGCTTAGCCCTTGGGTTTCATTGTTCCAAGTTTCCTCACAGCCCTCCAAGACAGCAGGGTGAGGTTCACTTCCTGCCAGTTCATCATTTTCTTCGGTCTCCCAATATTCCTGACCTACAACAAGCCTCTCACCCACCTCCCACGCCTTATTCCCGAACCCGGAGAAAAATTCAGATCTCAAGTCGACTCCCTGACACCTCTTCTCTGGGGAGGCCCACTGGTCATTCTCATCTGGCCACAAGCGCAAGTCCCTTAGTTGTGAAAAGCGGTAGCAGTCAAACTCGCCCCTAAGCGCCCCAGATCCTGGTctgtcttcatcctcctccaGAGCACTCCATAACTCTTTAGCTGTCGCATTTAGACCCTCGCAGGAGTTGTTATCCACATCGTTAGCAGAGTTCATGCCACTTGCTGCTCCCCTGAGGGGTGGCCTCTCCTTCACAGCGATACTCAGCTCTGCAGCAGCCTTCTGTtcctctgtctctgctgtgatCCCGCTCTCCTCCTCGCCATCTGAGTAGCGAAGGTTTCTCAAGCCCAGCTCATTGTGGTCCACACAGGGCCTCTCTCCACATTTCTCAGGCTCTTCAGCCCAAAGACACGTCGGACCGCTCGCTTTTGCATCAGCAGCCTTCCCATCGTCATTTGGCAGGTTTTCATCTCCAAGTATAACGCTGTTCGTTTGAATATCACAAAGTTTAGGTAATCTGGACTCGATGGTGCTGTCAACTTGGGATGGTGCTGCAGAGTCCACAGCTTCATTCCCAGACGTGGGAGAACTGAGCTGACTGAGATCGTTATCTGTCTCTGTAACATTTTTATAATCTTTGTTGTTTGGTCCAAACATGCAACTCTTTGAGTTGCTGCCAGATTTATACTCGATCAAGCTATTTGTCTCAGTGGGACTCTTGGAATATAGATTTAAGTCACTCTCTTCAAAGTCCTGGTATTTGCAGTCTGCTATCTGAGAAATTATGCCATCTGTGTAATGGCTGTCTATCATGTACCCACTGCTGTGTGAAAGCCCTTTAAGTGGCTCATCATCTAATTTTGAAAACAACTTATCAATTAAGTCCACACAGTCCTTGTTCTGTGGATCATCGCACAGCAGGGCTGACTTTTTGCTCTCGTTATGGAAAATGCCAGAATCGTCTCTCTGAGCAGATCCCAGCGCTTTGTTTAGAATATCTTTGTCATTTCCTAAATTAGGGATCGGGTAATTTTCAGGATACAGTACACCCTTCTCTTCACAACTCTCAATAGTCCTCCCTTCTCCAGTTTCCGTTGTCCTATCTGACATGTGGGTACTATTTCTTAATGGACTCTTTTCTCCAGTCTCACCCTCCTCTTCGGTTTTCTCCTCTATCCCTGTCAGTATTCCCCGATCACCTCCTCTCCCGCTGCCAGGCCTGGAGGCAACAAGTCCAtcgctgctgctcctcctgttCATCCCGTCACCCTCCCAGTCGCTGTCTGAGAAATATGCAGAGTCTCGATGTGGTGTTTCATTTCCCAGAGCCCGCCATCCGCCGCTTCccactcctcctccacctcctccgccACCTCCCGTCCATGAGTCACTAGGCGTGAGGCAGTCGGCCGAGCTGGAAGTCAAAGGTGATAGGACTGAGTCGGTGGGGGTGACGAGTGAAAAATCGGAGGAAGGGTCCCAGTCTGGCGTGGTAGGAGTGGCTGCGGGAGTGGGCACCTTCTGGGCAGTGTGACGCTCGTCTTTGTGCTGAAGTGAATTTTCCATTTCCGCTTCTGCAAAACTTTCATTAACGAGAGAATCTAAGTTTTTAGAGTTCTCCAAATCAGCTGTTTTCTCAGGATCATGAGAAATCACGTCTGTTTGATCCCCCCTCAAAGGACTGTGCATCTGTAGGTCATCTTCTGTTATCTCGCCATTGCTTATAACAGCTTCCTTTGTAGTGAGTGATTGGCTCTCACGCAGGTTCACAGTGTTGACTTCCTGAACGTTCTCTGTGGATTCAGGGGGAAAGTGCTCTGGCAGATCTGTTTGCTCTCCTCTGGCAGGTAAGGCAGGGCCGTCCGAacactcctcctcttctctctgaGACGCGGGTGTTTGGTTATGTAGTAAACCATTTTTAGGCATGatttcagaaaacacaaactcacCGGACTGGCAGTGGTCAGCATTATTTACTTGGCTGTCCGGTTTGTTTGAACCAATGTGAAGAATAGGGATGTCAGGTTTCAAGGAAACTTTGATCTCACTCTTCTTAGCACGCTTGGTCACTTGGGCATAGATGGCTTCAGTCTGTGTATCATCTTTGCCCTTGTTGGCTGCTCGTATGGAGCTTTCTGACTGGAATCTGATGGTCTGAGCTGAGTTTGGGTCAATGCAGATGGACTCATATTCAGGGGACACTGGAGTAGGGGAGTAAGATGAATCTGCTTCCTTCCTATGTGCGGCTGCATTTTGTCTCGATATGATTTCGGTCAGAAAGGTTTCTGCTGATTGGATCTCTTTCAGGAACTCCTCTCTGGTGATTTCAGTTCTCCGCGGCTCCTTCTCggtaaaatgtatttcagaatCGTGCTTTTCCGTTGTGATCTCAGACAGGAGAGAGCGGGATCTCCGTATACCT
The DNA window shown above is from Astatotilapia calliptera chromosome 11, fAstCal1.2, whole genome shotgun sequence and carries:
- the lmtk3 gene encoding uncharacterized protein lmtk3 isoform X2 codes for the protein MRPHCWVMVALAGIMSYFSPERALGAPQREVSQSRAASLSPPPYVVILISCSGLVSFVLLLLTCLCCKRGGVGFNEFDNADGEECSGGSSPIQEDSLSSCPSLPEVYTLPVRDRPSCPSLQDGADPKSQCFKRHALNYLQEIGNGWFGKVILAEVLCDCSSSQAVVKELRVSASPLEQRKFLAESEPYRSLKHPNILQCLGQCSESIPFLLVMEFCQLGDLKRYLRAQRKSDGMTPDLLTRDLLTLQRMAFEITSGLLHLHENNYIHSDLALRNCLLTSDLTVRIGDYGLSHNHYKEDYYLTPDKLWIPLRWIAPELLEEYRGSLIVTDQTKTSNVWSLGVVIWELFEFGSQPHRHLSDEEVLTFVIRERQITLAQPRLKLSHADYWYEIMQSCWLPPSQRPSVAEIFLLLSSLLAAERGIARGSVGEEDEEDEEYEEGRRRRGESEESFERRWDLLRPPAFQTAANERQRERDYAREDRDNSYPLLDPVGNCITPSTSELDDILTVTETSKGLNFEYFWEKAHARRGYKPLPPPQPIPTVNNNHRQSLDTPTVVPVISARSPSLASEYYIRLEEHTPQDKSPSLKGKVHSSFRSDCPGDMELMEIRSGMLGKERVPYCSSDKCGKGLQTVRSSEVQVQLPNTGVAEFRDTSSRVTDFSIVDLGDDDEVEKKKSSKADKKSTSSQAPILPPKPRSMSMSSVNPLHSRPLPAPPLRYRGLPHYTISGKIETDPHHISTCPPSTFDHLGLHRARQTLPPSPSLSPSLPPSSHPIYPQPPQMCPPPLPPHSKPQRNCPLYNTGDIHLRYNKPQMQRSNRDPLTCDLSDRESMLHTYKETSHLRAKDFDSPVRRENPLRPIYRNLPRPELTKPQIDRQSSSSPTYSDEDDSPFMSPERPGCGTTVTHSSLSEDADPATTELFSRGMKRTQSRLDTILPAIWKEDAEQQAERVAAAKKSPMHLFLTEISSVTELSESRSEGSYAAEKEEKREGERWGNFLLPNRGMRRSQSLITELGSAGQSWGPEKHVSSAEAEEEDAVTKESFQRDLFLTEIDTGNMEADIEGLPGIDPVKYLYPAGSRLRPYVCAPGLPSYTEAEEAYSKGIRRSRSLLSEITTEKHDSEIHFTEKEPRRTEITREEFLKEIQSAETFLTEIISRQNAAAHRKEADSSYSPTPVSPEYESICIDPNSAQTIRFQSESSIRAANKGKDDTQTEAIYAQVTKRAKKSEIKVSLKPDIPILHIGSNKPDSQVNNADHCQSGEFVFSEIMPKNGLLHNQTPASQREEEECSDGPALPARGEQTDLPEHFPPESTENVQEVNTVNLRESQSLTTKEAVISNGEITEDDLQMHSPLRGDQTDVISHDPEKTADLENSKNLDSLVNESFAEAEMENSLQHKDERHTAQKVPTPAATPTTPDWDPSSDFSLVTPTDSVLSPLTSSSADCLTPSDSWTGGGGGGGGGVGSGGWRALGNETPHRDSAYFSDSDWEGDGMNRRSSSDGLVASRPGSGRGGDRGILTGIEEKTEEEGETGEKSPLRNSTHMSDRTTETGEGRTIESCEEKGVLYPENYPIPNLGNDKDILNKALGSAQRDDSGIFHNESKKSALLCDDPQNKDCVDLIDKLFSKLDDEPLKGLSHSSGYMIDSHYTDGIISQIADCKYQDFEESDLNLYSKSPTETNSLIEYKSGSNSKSCMFGPNNKDYKNVTETDNDLSQLSSPTSGNEAVDSAAPSQVDSTIESRLPKLCDIQTNSVILGDENLPNDDGKAADAKASGPTCLWAEEPEKCGERPCVDHNELGLRNLRYSDGEEESGITAETEEQKAAAELSIAVKERPPLRGAASGMNSANDVDNNSCEGLNATAKELWSALEEDEDRPGSGALRGEFDCYRFSQLRDLRLWPDENDQWASPEKRCQGVDLRSEFFSGFGNKAWEVGERLVVGQEYWETEENDELAGSEPHPAVLEGCEETWNNETQGLSGNLCIKEMWDTKDRESQQTIADIQQEENIENLGEIDSIKKDIKSDILHVEVENIEIPEEETLEEGQRQNASCTEAARDREGRLDSTETAQNQDFNTWPQNQLCNRVEEAMSAVHADREAGSNLENCFSHTLETKSSDITICIAEAPHVTFSELENFKLGFNSEAETRPCFARQYIEEGINPIKVEEDYRDVPLPANTSDLDAKEEIDQSYPQEIDNFSSVDFPSPPPSIDLDMQDDKLESLDDSFPSPPPSVIEGEDFISHINLEDFITSTETEQLISAAYNTDVPETPLQELPPATTQSKGISANLTLPSVHITLSDESNLTSSIESKDGHNNLPQKSSPIMPSAPHGPLNNLPQLLISEWKDLDEEPLEDFEKLEQLCYISGDEEETLGDLFLGNLELLESLKKAPDHKVSSGDGHTVSKTCDSSIPEGSRVDLKEDEMSDDSDKLESVQPTILDSQNSLPPQDERSDGQRSPGQISDVKDQRSLNKMTTKNGLMMQVCEERLQFSLSENVKTNVLWGTTVKDTAMLRTWGEEVTGSSGDLVTVKEQREDESQEEQEAVPAIEPPIESDEPKAEPLTVIEQPEVPLPQLTANQAMKAKLARLSLTLPPLALSLPLTTTGKGGFGDGAIGNRIGRRRGLSSGSDPDEEEEDEQEDESSRRVIVVTETDVDKRVGLRSLLKSPKEPMDREKDRGRNVSFFDDVTIYLFDQETPTNELSNSTPTTPTAVSIKSTKLDLHGPKSKESKRKEDLSVKPRSPVGVNSVTSSRFTVSPADDPHLV
- the lmtk3 gene encoding uncharacterized protein lmtk3 isoform X1 yields the protein MRPHCWVMVALAGIMSYFSPERALGAPQREVSQSRAASLSPPPYVVILISCSGLVSFVLLLLTCLCCKRGGVGFNVSLQHEFDNADGEECSGGSSPIQEDSLSSCPSLPEVYTLPVRDRPSCPSLQDGADPKSQCFKRHALNYLQEIGNGWFGKVILAEVLCDCSSSQAVVKELRVSASPLEQRKFLAESEPYRSLKHPNILQCLGQCSESIPFLLVMEFCQLGDLKRYLRAQRKSDGMTPDLLTRDLLTLQRMAFEITSGLLHLHENNYIHSDLALRNCLLTSDLTVRIGDYGLSHNHYKEDYYLTPDKLWIPLRWIAPELLEEYRGSLIVTDQTKTSNVWSLGVVIWELFEFGSQPHRHLSDEEVLTFVIRERQITLAQPRLKLSHADYWYEIMQSCWLPPSQRPSVAEIFLLLSSLLAAERGIARGSVGEEDEEDEEYEEGRRRRGESEESFERRWDLLRPPAFQTAANERQRERDYAREDRDNSYPLLDPVGNCITPSTSELDDILTVTETSKGLNFEYFWEKAHARRGYKPLPPPQPIPTVNNNHRQSLDTPTVVPVISARSPSLASEYYIRLEEHTPQDKSPSLKGKVHSSFRSDCPGDMELMEIRSGMLGKERVPYCSSDKCGKGLQTVRSSEVQVQLPNTGVAEFRDTSSRVTDFSIVDLGDDDEVEKKKSSKADKKSTSSQAPILPPKPRSMSMSSVNPLHSRPLPAPPLRYRGLPHYTISGKIETDPHHISTCPPSTFDHLGLHRARQTLPPSPSLSPSLPPSSHPIYPQPPQMCPPPLPPHSKPQRNCPLYNTGDIHLRYNKPQMQRSNRDPLTCDLSDRESMLHTYKETSHLRAKDFDSPVRRENPLRPIYRNLPRPELTKPQIDRQSSSSPTYSDEDDSPFMSPERPGCGTTVTHSSLSEDADPATTELFSRGMKRTQSRLDTILPAIWKEDAEQQAERVAAAKKSPMHLFLTEISSVTELSESRSEGSYAAEKEEKREGERWGNFLLPNRGMRRSQSLITELGSAGQSWGPEKHVSSAEAEEEDAVTKESFQRDLFLTEIDTGNMEADIEGLPGIDPVKYLYPAGSRLRPYVCAPGLPSYTEAEEAYSKGIRRSRSLLSEITTEKHDSEIHFTEKEPRRTEITREEFLKEIQSAETFLTEIISRQNAAAHRKEADSSYSPTPVSPEYESICIDPNSAQTIRFQSESSIRAANKGKDDTQTEAIYAQVTKRAKKSEIKVSLKPDIPILHIGSNKPDSQVNNADHCQSGEFVFSEIMPKNGLLHNQTPASQREEEECSDGPALPARGEQTDLPEHFPPESTENVQEVNTVNLRESQSLTTKEAVISNGEITEDDLQMHSPLRGDQTDVISHDPEKTADLENSKNLDSLVNESFAEAEMENSLQHKDERHTAQKVPTPAATPTTPDWDPSSDFSLVTPTDSVLSPLTSSSADCLTPSDSWTGGGGGGGGGVGSGGWRALGNETPHRDSAYFSDSDWEGDGMNRRSSSDGLVASRPGSGRGGDRGILTGIEEKTEEEGETGEKSPLRNSTHMSDRTTETGEGRTIESCEEKGVLYPENYPIPNLGNDKDILNKALGSAQRDDSGIFHNESKKSALLCDDPQNKDCVDLIDKLFSKLDDEPLKGLSHSSGYMIDSHYTDGIISQIADCKYQDFEESDLNLYSKSPTETNSLIEYKSGSNSKSCMFGPNNKDYKNVTETDNDLSQLSSPTSGNEAVDSAAPSQVDSTIESRLPKLCDIQTNSVILGDENLPNDDGKAADAKASGPTCLWAEEPEKCGERPCVDHNELGLRNLRYSDGEEESGITAETEEQKAAAELSIAVKERPPLRGAASGMNSANDVDNNSCEGLNATAKELWSALEEDEDRPGSGALRGEFDCYRFSQLRDLRLWPDENDQWASPEKRCQGVDLRSEFFSGFGNKAWEVGERLVVGQEYWETEENDELAGSEPHPAVLEGCEETWNNETQGLSGNLCIKEMWDTKDRESQQTIADIQQEENIENLGEIDSIKKDIKSDILHVEVENIEIPEEETLEEGQRQNASCTEAARDREGRLDSTETAQNQDFNTWPQNQLCNRVEEAMSAVHADREAGSNLENCFSHTLETKSSDITICIAEAPHVTFSELENFKLGFNSEAETRPCFARQYIEEGINPIKVEEDYRDVPLPANTSDLDAKEEIDQSYPQEIDNFSSVDFPSPPPSIDLDMQDDKLESLDDSFPSPPPSVIEGEDFISHINLEDFITSTETEQLISAAYNTDVPETPLQELPPATTQSKGISANLTLPSVHITLSDESNLTSSIESKDGHNNLPQKSSPIMPSAPHGPLNNLPQLLISEWKDLDEEPLEDFEKLEQLCYISGDEEETLGDLFLGNLELLESLKKAPDHKVSSGDGHTVSKTCDSSIPEGSRVDLKEDEMSDDSDKLESVQPTILDSQNSLPPQDERSDGQRSPGQISDVKDQRSLNKMTTKNGLMMQVCEERLQFSLSENVKTNVLWGTTVKDTAMLRTWGEEVTGSSGDLVTVKEQREDESQEEQEAVPAIEPPIESDEPKAEPLTVIEQPEVPLPQLTANQAMKAKLARLSLTLPPLALSLPLTTTGKGGFGDGAIGNRIGRRRGLSSGSDPDEEEEDEQEDESSRRVIVVTETDVDKRVGLRSLLKSPKEPMDREKDRGRNVSFFDDVTIYLFDQETPTNELSNSTPTTPTAVSIKSTKLDLHGPKSKESKRKEDLSVKPRSPVGVNSVTSSRFTVSPADDPHLV